From Cannabis sativa cultivar Pink pepper isolate KNU-18-1 chromosome 8, ASM2916894v1, whole genome shotgun sequence, a single genomic window includes:
- the LOC115701223 gene encoding transcription factor GTE9 isoform X1, with protein sequence MMLVQPKRLKIKFSKGGINTDPPGISCGDGINDYMRSNTSVAVGNKRVSTWMVGCPKEKKQKTETSALAMCSSILEDLMSHEFGWIFNQPVDPVALNILDYLTIITKPMDLGTIKSKLDKNDYYGVAEFAADVRLTFSNAMHYNPPMNDVHAMAKTLSCIFEKKYKVLQNRFGSDTLLKDTMQKCDAPALLVNRSAPKRSLPLKGKVVRCSSEARAADIVEHSKTNTYSMQKLGKNFIEGTDNSSRRPCVSINAKKPSSVTLKQCSSRSGTESSSRRTTVSANAKKPSSITVKQCSSGSCSEISSDRSLGKNHPCSATSRIDRRPRPDPESERDNISSSREESTPTVKLSLQEALRAAKAVAAKLKSHYAETTLKVEDKRCIDPFKAIQGNKITNLEKKHNKKSGQRQPEIEEEVMTEVVSRTKTELGLKHQREREREAARVALDKVVEEADIDQTLEYFEALERLCGYKPSCRFTRRGNHCYIESSGLSLSRSPLEKLGLFLKEEYMDGEEDD encoded by the exons ATGATGCTCGTACAACCCAAGAGGCTGAAGATCAAATTTTCAAAGGGGGGTATAAATACTGATCCTCCTGGGATATCATGTGGTGATGGGATTAATGACTACATGAGGTCAAATACTAGTGTTGCTGTTGGTAATAAACGAGTTTCAACATGGATGGTTGGGTGtccaaaagaaaagaaacaGAAGACAGAAACCAGTGCATTGGCGATGTGTTCTTCTATTTTGGAAGATTTGATGTCTCATGAATTTGGTTGGATTTTCAACCAACCAGTTGATCCTGTTGCACTAAACATTCTTGATTACCTTACGATAATTACTAAACCCATGGACTTGGGAACAATAAAATCTAAGCTGGACAAGAATGATTATTACGGCGTTGCAGAGTTTGCGGCTGACGTTAGATTAACTTTTTCCAATGCCATGCACTACAATCCTCCTATGAATGATGTTCATGCAATGGCAAAGACGTTGAGctgtatttttgagaaaaaatataaagttttgcAGAATAGGTTTGGATCAGACACTTTATTAAAAGATACCATGCAAAAGTGTGACGCACCAGCTCTTTTGGTTAATAGATCAGCCCCCAAGAGGTCACTCCCTTTGAAAGGAAAGGTTGTCAGATGTTCTTCCGAGGCAAGAGCTGCTGATATA GTTGAACACTCTAAAACGAATACCTATTCTATGCAAAAGTTGGGGAAGAACTTCATTGAAG GTACTGACAATAGCAGTAGACGACCATGTGTCTCTATCAATGCAAAAAAACCATCTAGTGTAACTCTCAAGCAGTGCAGCTCACGTAGTG GTACTGAGAGTAGCAGTAGACGAACTACTGTCTCTGCGAATGCAAAAAAGCCATCTAGTATAACTGTCAAGCAATGCAGCTCAGGTAGTTGTAGTG AAATTTCTTCAGATAGATCACTGGGAAAAAATCATCCTTGCAGTGCAACCTCTAGAATT GATCGTCGACCTAGGCCTGATCCAGAATCTGAGAGAGACAATATAAGTTCATCTAGAGAAG AATCTACTCCAACTGTAAAATTATCATTGCAAGAAGCACTTCGTGCTGCCAAAGCTGTCGCTGCAAAATTAAAATCCCACTATGCAGAGACTACTTTGAAGGTTGAAGATAAACGCTGTATTGACCCTTTTAAAGCTATTCAg GGTAATAAAATAACCAATCTTGAgaaaaaacacaataagaaaTCAGGACAGAGGCAGCCTGAGATTGAAG AGGAGGTGATGACTGAGGTTGTCTCAAGAACAAAGACAGAATTGGGGTTAAAACATCAGagggaaagagaaagagaagccGCTCGAGTTGCACTCGATAAG GTTGTTGAGGAAGCTGATATTGATCAAACCCTCGAGTATTTTGAAGCACTCGAACGGCTGTGCGGGTACAAGCCATCATGTCGGTTTACTAGAAGAGGAAACCACTGCTACATTGAATCTTCCGGGTTGAGTTTATCTCGCTCACCATTGGAGAAGTTGGGTTTGTTCTTGAAAGAAGAGTACATGGATGGTGAGGAGGATGACtaa
- the LOC115701223 gene encoding transcription factor GTE9 isoform X2, with product MMLVQPKRLKIKFSKGGINTDPPGISCGDGINDYMRSNTSVAVGNKRVSTWMVGCPKEKKQKTETSALAMCSSILEDLMSHEFGWIFNQPVDPVALNILDYLTIITKPMDLGTIKSKLDKNDYYGVAEFAADVRLTFSNAMHYNPPMNDVHAMAKTLSCIFEKKYKVLQNRFGSDTLLKDTMQKCDAPALLVNRSAPKRSLPLKGKVVRCSSEARAADIVEHSKTNTYSMQKLGKNFIEGTDNSSRRPCVSINAKKPSSVTLKQCSSRSGTESSSRRTTVSANAKKPSSITVKQCSSEISSDRSLGKNHPCSATSRIDRRPRPDPESERDNISSSREESTPTVKLSLQEALRAAKAVAAKLKSHYAETTLKVEDKRCIDPFKAIQGNKITNLEKKHNKKSGQRQPEIEEEVMTEVVSRTKTELGLKHQREREREAARVALDKVVEEADIDQTLEYFEALERLCGYKPSCRFTRRGNHCYIESSGLSLSRSPLEKLGLFLKEEYMDGEEDD from the exons ATGATGCTCGTACAACCCAAGAGGCTGAAGATCAAATTTTCAAAGGGGGGTATAAATACTGATCCTCCTGGGATATCATGTGGTGATGGGATTAATGACTACATGAGGTCAAATACTAGTGTTGCTGTTGGTAATAAACGAGTTTCAACATGGATGGTTGGGTGtccaaaagaaaagaaacaGAAGACAGAAACCAGTGCATTGGCGATGTGTTCTTCTATTTTGGAAGATTTGATGTCTCATGAATTTGGTTGGATTTTCAACCAACCAGTTGATCCTGTTGCACTAAACATTCTTGATTACCTTACGATAATTACTAAACCCATGGACTTGGGAACAATAAAATCTAAGCTGGACAAGAATGATTATTACGGCGTTGCAGAGTTTGCGGCTGACGTTAGATTAACTTTTTCCAATGCCATGCACTACAATCCTCCTATGAATGATGTTCATGCAATGGCAAAGACGTTGAGctgtatttttgagaaaaaatataaagttttgcAGAATAGGTTTGGATCAGACACTTTATTAAAAGATACCATGCAAAAGTGTGACGCACCAGCTCTTTTGGTTAATAGATCAGCCCCCAAGAGGTCACTCCCTTTGAAAGGAAAGGTTGTCAGATGTTCTTCCGAGGCAAGAGCTGCTGATATA GTTGAACACTCTAAAACGAATACCTATTCTATGCAAAAGTTGGGGAAGAACTTCATTGAAG GTACTGACAATAGCAGTAGACGACCATGTGTCTCTATCAATGCAAAAAAACCATCTAGTGTAACTCTCAAGCAGTGCAGCTCACGTAGTG GTACTGAGAGTAGCAGTAGACGAACTACTGTCTCTGCGAATGCAAAAAAGCCATCTAGTATAACTGTCAAGCAATGCAGCTCAG AAATTTCTTCAGATAGATCACTGGGAAAAAATCATCCTTGCAGTGCAACCTCTAGAATT GATCGTCGACCTAGGCCTGATCCAGAATCTGAGAGAGACAATATAAGTTCATCTAGAGAAG AATCTACTCCAACTGTAAAATTATCATTGCAAGAAGCACTTCGTGCTGCCAAAGCTGTCGCTGCAAAATTAAAATCCCACTATGCAGAGACTACTTTGAAGGTTGAAGATAAACGCTGTATTGACCCTTTTAAAGCTATTCAg GGTAATAAAATAACCAATCTTGAgaaaaaacacaataagaaaTCAGGACAGAGGCAGCCTGAGATTGAAG AGGAGGTGATGACTGAGGTTGTCTCAAGAACAAAGACAGAATTGGGGTTAAAACATCAGagggaaagagaaagagaagccGCTCGAGTTGCACTCGATAAG GTTGTTGAGGAAGCTGATATTGATCAAACCCTCGAGTATTTTGAAGCACTCGAACGGCTGTGCGGGTACAAGCCATCATGTCGGTTTACTAGAAGAGGAAACCACTGCTACATTGAATCTTCCGGGTTGAGTTTATCTCGCTCACCATTGGAGAAGTTGGGTTTGTTCTTGAAAGAAGAGTACATGGATGGTGAGGAGGATGACtaa
- the LOC115701223 gene encoding transcription factor GTE9 isoform X4 encodes MMLVQPKRLKIKFSKGGINTDPPGISCGDGINDYMRSNTSVAVGNKRVSTWMVGCPKEKKQKTETSALAMCSSILEDLMSHEFGWIFNQPVDPVALNILDYLTIITKPMDLGTIKSKLDKNDYYGVAEFAADVRLTFSNAMHYNPPMNDVHAMAKTLSCIFEKKYKVLQNRFGSDTLLKDTMQKCDAPALLVNRSAPKRSLPLKGKVVRCSSEARAADIVEHSKTNTYSMQKLGKNFIEGTDNSSRRPCVSINAKKPSSVTLKQCSSRSGTESSSRRTTVSANAKKPSSITVKQCSSDRSLGKNHPCSATSRIDRRPRPDPESERDNISSSREESTPTVKLSLQEALRAAKAVAAKLKSHYAETTLKVEDKRCIDPFKAIQGNKITNLEKKHNKKSGQRQPEIEEEVMTEVVSRTKTELGLKHQREREREAARVALDKVVEEADIDQTLEYFEALERLCGYKPSCRFTRRGNHCYIESSGLSLSRSPLEKLGLFLKEEYMDGEEDD; translated from the exons ATGATGCTCGTACAACCCAAGAGGCTGAAGATCAAATTTTCAAAGGGGGGTATAAATACTGATCCTCCTGGGATATCATGTGGTGATGGGATTAATGACTACATGAGGTCAAATACTAGTGTTGCTGTTGGTAATAAACGAGTTTCAACATGGATGGTTGGGTGtccaaaagaaaagaaacaGAAGACAGAAACCAGTGCATTGGCGATGTGTTCTTCTATTTTGGAAGATTTGATGTCTCATGAATTTGGTTGGATTTTCAACCAACCAGTTGATCCTGTTGCACTAAACATTCTTGATTACCTTACGATAATTACTAAACCCATGGACTTGGGAACAATAAAATCTAAGCTGGACAAGAATGATTATTACGGCGTTGCAGAGTTTGCGGCTGACGTTAGATTAACTTTTTCCAATGCCATGCACTACAATCCTCCTATGAATGATGTTCATGCAATGGCAAAGACGTTGAGctgtatttttgagaaaaaatataaagttttgcAGAATAGGTTTGGATCAGACACTTTATTAAAAGATACCATGCAAAAGTGTGACGCACCAGCTCTTTTGGTTAATAGATCAGCCCCCAAGAGGTCACTCCCTTTGAAAGGAAAGGTTGTCAGATGTTCTTCCGAGGCAAGAGCTGCTGATATA GTTGAACACTCTAAAACGAATACCTATTCTATGCAAAAGTTGGGGAAGAACTTCATTGAAG GTACTGACAATAGCAGTAGACGACCATGTGTCTCTATCAATGCAAAAAAACCATCTAGTGTAACTCTCAAGCAGTGCAGCTCACGTAGTG GTACTGAGAGTAGCAGTAGACGAACTACTGTCTCTGCGAATGCAAAAAAGCCATCTAGTATAACTGTCAAGCAATGCAGCTCAG ATAGATCACTGGGAAAAAATCATCCTTGCAGTGCAACCTCTAGAATT GATCGTCGACCTAGGCCTGATCCAGAATCTGAGAGAGACAATATAAGTTCATCTAGAGAAG AATCTACTCCAACTGTAAAATTATCATTGCAAGAAGCACTTCGTGCTGCCAAAGCTGTCGCTGCAAAATTAAAATCCCACTATGCAGAGACTACTTTGAAGGTTGAAGATAAACGCTGTATTGACCCTTTTAAAGCTATTCAg GGTAATAAAATAACCAATCTTGAgaaaaaacacaataagaaaTCAGGACAGAGGCAGCCTGAGATTGAAG AGGAGGTGATGACTGAGGTTGTCTCAAGAACAAAGACAGAATTGGGGTTAAAACATCAGagggaaagagaaagagaagccGCTCGAGTTGCACTCGATAAG GTTGTTGAGGAAGCTGATATTGATCAAACCCTCGAGTATTTTGAAGCACTCGAACGGCTGTGCGGGTACAAGCCATCATGTCGGTTTACTAGAAGAGGAAACCACTGCTACATTGAATCTTCCGGGTTGAGTTTATCTCGCTCACCATTGGAGAAGTTGGGTTTGTTCTTGAAAGAAGAGTACATGGATGGTGAGGAGGATGACtaa
- the LOC115701223 gene encoding transcription factor GTE9 isoform X3: MMLVQPKRLKIKFSKGGINTDPPGISCGDGINDYMRSNTSVAVGNKRVSTWMVGCPKEKKQKTETSALAMCSSILEDLMSHEFGWIFNQPVDPVALNILDYLTIITKPMDLGTIKSKLDKNDYYGVAEFAADVRLTFSNAMHYNPPMNDVHAMAKTLSCIFEKKYKVLQNRFGSDTLLKDTMQKCDAPALLVNRSAPKRSLPLKGKVVRCSSEARAADIVEHSKTNTYSMQKLGKNFIEGTDNSSRRPCVSINAKKPSSVTLKQCSSRSGTESSSRRTTVSANAKKPSSITVKQCSSGSCSDRSLGKNHPCSATSRIDRRPRPDPESERDNISSSREESTPTVKLSLQEALRAAKAVAAKLKSHYAETTLKVEDKRCIDPFKAIQGNKITNLEKKHNKKSGQRQPEIEEEVMTEVVSRTKTELGLKHQREREREAARVALDKVVEEADIDQTLEYFEALERLCGYKPSCRFTRRGNHCYIESSGLSLSRSPLEKLGLFLKEEYMDGEEDD; this comes from the exons ATGATGCTCGTACAACCCAAGAGGCTGAAGATCAAATTTTCAAAGGGGGGTATAAATACTGATCCTCCTGGGATATCATGTGGTGATGGGATTAATGACTACATGAGGTCAAATACTAGTGTTGCTGTTGGTAATAAACGAGTTTCAACATGGATGGTTGGGTGtccaaaagaaaagaaacaGAAGACAGAAACCAGTGCATTGGCGATGTGTTCTTCTATTTTGGAAGATTTGATGTCTCATGAATTTGGTTGGATTTTCAACCAACCAGTTGATCCTGTTGCACTAAACATTCTTGATTACCTTACGATAATTACTAAACCCATGGACTTGGGAACAATAAAATCTAAGCTGGACAAGAATGATTATTACGGCGTTGCAGAGTTTGCGGCTGACGTTAGATTAACTTTTTCCAATGCCATGCACTACAATCCTCCTATGAATGATGTTCATGCAATGGCAAAGACGTTGAGctgtatttttgagaaaaaatataaagttttgcAGAATAGGTTTGGATCAGACACTTTATTAAAAGATACCATGCAAAAGTGTGACGCACCAGCTCTTTTGGTTAATAGATCAGCCCCCAAGAGGTCACTCCCTTTGAAAGGAAAGGTTGTCAGATGTTCTTCCGAGGCAAGAGCTGCTGATATA GTTGAACACTCTAAAACGAATACCTATTCTATGCAAAAGTTGGGGAAGAACTTCATTGAAG GTACTGACAATAGCAGTAGACGACCATGTGTCTCTATCAATGCAAAAAAACCATCTAGTGTAACTCTCAAGCAGTGCAGCTCACGTAGTG GTACTGAGAGTAGCAGTAGACGAACTACTGTCTCTGCGAATGCAAAAAAGCCATCTAGTATAACTGTCAAGCAATGCAGCTCAGGTAGTTGTAGTG ATAGATCACTGGGAAAAAATCATCCTTGCAGTGCAACCTCTAGAATT GATCGTCGACCTAGGCCTGATCCAGAATCTGAGAGAGACAATATAAGTTCATCTAGAGAAG AATCTACTCCAACTGTAAAATTATCATTGCAAGAAGCACTTCGTGCTGCCAAAGCTGTCGCTGCAAAATTAAAATCCCACTATGCAGAGACTACTTTGAAGGTTGAAGATAAACGCTGTATTGACCCTTTTAAAGCTATTCAg GGTAATAAAATAACCAATCTTGAgaaaaaacacaataagaaaTCAGGACAGAGGCAGCCTGAGATTGAAG AGGAGGTGATGACTGAGGTTGTCTCAAGAACAAAGACAGAATTGGGGTTAAAACATCAGagggaaagagaaagagaagccGCTCGAGTTGCACTCGATAAG GTTGTTGAGGAAGCTGATATTGATCAAACCCTCGAGTATTTTGAAGCACTCGAACGGCTGTGCGGGTACAAGCCATCATGTCGGTTTACTAGAAGAGGAAACCACTGCTACATTGAATCTTCCGGGTTGAGTTTATCTCGCTCACCATTGGAGAAGTTGGGTTTGTTCTTGAAAGAAGAGTACATGGATGGTGAGGAGGATGACtaa